The following is a genomic window from Anopheles aquasalis chromosome 3, idAnoAquaMG_Q_19, whole genome shotgun sequence.
AATAGTAAAatgagaggggggagggggagtcaATCATTCCTTATTTCATCACCGTTTGGGGCCATTTATCTGCTTGCTGACCCGCACATTCTGGGTTCAACTTCTCGCGTCGCTCGGCTTCTATCACCAACAATCGAAAGTGGAaggagaagggagggggggggtcccATAAACCGTTGCTTTCGGTCCGACAAGTGTCTGCctgtggcggggggggggggggggggggggtggggctGCTATGATTGAacaaccccaaaaaggcgaaaccTACCAATCGCAGTAGCAAGAGCAACCCGGAATCCAGCGAAGAtgggaacgatgatgatgacgactgaCGACTGTTGCTTGCGCTGCTGGTTCCGTCGTGGATTCAGCTGGACAAAGCACAACAGCCAGAGCAGGCAGCACAAAGTAACGAATCACCAACAGATTCGGATAGATTGTGtagcgaaaacaaaaccctcAGCATACTCCTCTCCACCAGCAGATCACATACACTTTTTGCATGGAaatccagccagcaccagcggggGGGTTGATGCAGCTGGCCACACCGTCGTACCCCGTTGgcctttctttttcacttcaaACAAGTCCGAGACTACTACGATTCGAAGCAAACCACCTGCCGCTGGAATCGTAATCGTGTtggcacagcagcaaccatcgacaTCCGCCAGGATACACACGGGGGGTTTTCACGGTCGACTATGATTTTTCCACCCTCCGCCACGAGTgttgctcgctcactctcaaATCTTTTTGATCAATCCACCCGTTTTCTTCGTGGCCTCACTTTAAACTCCGCTCCCTTTTGTCGCCACCGTCCCGCGACCTCGTGGGGTTTCGTTGTGCGTGCGTTGAGATTGATCACACGGCGCGCGTAGTAGAAGGAGAACAATTAAAAGCTGCTAGCGAGCCAGCAAAACTTGCTGCCACTGGAAGCGTATACTACcacgggggtggggggtgatGCTGATTCACACTACTCACTAAATTATCTGCGGTACATCTCGCGACGAATCTCGAGGAATCGCTGctatccgcagcagcagaatcttGGAAATGTTTTGAGTATCTCGTGGAGCGTCCACACCACTGTGTATTAGCTGTGTAGTCCAATTAAATAACCATAAATAAATAGGCTATAGTCCGATGTTTGCGCCATGTTGGATTTTACTGTTGACAGTCAGGGGCGTCGAGTTCGCGACCACGGCTCTCCCCAGCCCCAgcgatttttaaaacaaaattaaaaacgcGATTCGTCTCACTTgcttaaaataataattatagGCTAATAAAATTGGTCTAGCGCTAAGATAGCTTAGATATTAGGCCTTTGATGAGTAGTAGATCAACTGTATACTATCTTGGTCGCAATATGTACTCAATGTTTTAATAAATGAGGAAAAGAAACGCTCTTGCCGAAGATACGGATGCAAAGACTCGACAAATTTGAATTCGTCCAGCGGAAGCATGTTCTACAAACCAAAATAAGACACACCATTTGTCGCATGAGTAATCTGTGCCACTCGCAGCTCAATTGGCCAAATATTCTAGTAACTACTTTTCAAACGCTGTTCATGGTTTAGGGTTCCAGAAATCTATTCAACATACTTTTCTAAATCTGCACTAACGTAACAAGTACAAAAGAAGAGGTCATTCTTATTTAGATAACACCTACGAGCACCATTCCATCAGATAATCCTTAACTAACACACATTGCGAAAAgatattgtttctttttttacggGAAGAAGTACAGTCCATTCTTTAATACGATAGTTATATAGTTTTGCATAAACTAAAGctaaacgagaaaaaaactatAAACTACGCTCTCCACGCTCTGTGTATTTGCCAACGGTTGGACTAGCGAGGGATTAACTAATTGTggatgtttaaaaaaaaaagtcttaCTACATaaaatgaatcttccccaaactaGGTGGAAAAgttgtaaaattaaaatcctCTAATTTAATGTACTAATTGATGCAAGCATTTTTACCCTACTTTCCTGCTTCAAAAATCCGGCCAAACTGTCGCGCGGCGAAAGAACCATTTTTGAGGATGAGCACTAGTGTTTATTTTGGGTATTTCCACAAAATCCATTCCAACAAACTGCTTACTAGAGCCTCTTACTCGTACAGCAAGCTCGAATCCGTTGGCTCCGTGCCAAAGTACCGGTCACCAAAGTTACCGATGCCGGGTATGACGTAGAACTTTTCATTAATTTCCGGATCTAGCGCCGACGTTACGATCTGTACCTTCGGGAACGCGTACGCTATCGAGTGTACACCGATTTCGGCCATTAGCAGTGAAACGAGAAGAATGTTCTCCTCAGGAACATCATGATCAAGCAGCACGCGGATGGCCATTATTGCTgttaaagaaagagagagagtgccagaGATTCGTTCCATTAGTTGCACAGTCAATGATCAACAAACTGCGGacgaaaatggaaccaaagCATACCTGCCGCACCAGTCGCCACGGTTGCGTCCATCAGCACCACACGATAATCTTTGATATCTTTTGGAAGCCGCAGGTAGTAAAGCTGAAACCAAAGAGCCACTATCATTAGCGACATGCCTGTGTAACGTCGACCACCTCGACACCTTACCTCAGGCTCACCCGTAACCTGATTGGTTTGGATCAATATTTTGCCAATACGAATGTGCTTGCACACATCGCTGACGGCCTGTTCCATCGTTTCGCCGGCACGCAAGATGGATACGCCACAAATCTTCTGGCACGCCAACCGTTTGCCCTGGTACGGTACATTCTGGGGCGTTTCCACTTCCACATCCCGGAACGGTAGCAAGCTCAGCGCGTACTCTAGCACCAGCCGGATCAGGCGCTTCGAGTAGAAGATAAACTCATCCCGGGGCGTGTTTGCGTTGCGTATGAACGTGTGCAGTCCCTTGACCTGAGGCGTTATTGGCAGCATTTTCAGTGAATCCGGTTTCGGCTGACCGATGTACGAGTGTGCGAGCGCTTCCCGTAGTTTAAATCCGCGCTGtgggaaaagagagaagcgaGAGGTCGTACTCGGAGGGGCCTCTTTGATCACCCTGGGTTCCTTACCAACTGTAGCTGGGCGTGCACGTGCTGCACGATGAGCTGGATCGCGACAATGTTGCTGGAACCACGTGGCACAATGATGTCAGCGTGTGCCATCGTCGGCTCGATGTAGCAACTGTACGCCGGTTTCACCAGCGTCACGTACTGCTTCAGCACACCTTCCAGATCGCGGCCACGCTGTTGTATGTCGCGCCTTAAGCGACGCGCCAGGCGCACGTCCGCATCGGTGTCGACGAATACTTTCATGTCCAGCATTTTCAGAATCTCCTGACTGTGGAAGGTGAGGATACCCTcgaagatgatgacgttgGCACCGTACATCGTTTTCTAAAAGGAGTCAAAGAAGGCGAACAATCCAATCAGTACCAATCCAAGTTGCCCTCGCTCGGCTGCTTACCGTGTGTGCGTCGCGGGAGTGCGTAACAAAGTTGTACACTGGCACCTCCACCTTTCGCCCTTCCTTCAACCGTTGCAGCACATCCTTCATCAGCTCCAGATCGAACGCGTCCGGGTGGTCAAAGTTGTACTCGTTCCGGTTGGCCTGTTCGTGTTGCTTTTCGTTCAGCTTCTTGTAGAAGCAATCCATCGACAGCTGCGTCACCCACGGTACGTTCAGGCTTTCGATGATCTTCTGGGCGACGGTGGTCTTGCCGGAGGCACTTCCACCGCAGATGCCTATCACGAACGGTTCCACCTGCTGGCCGGCACAGTTGTACCACGGTGGCCTGCCAGCTGTGTAGATTGTGCGATTGTTCGAACGAATGATCGCTTCGTTCGGGTTTATGGTGCTCTGGTTCACCGAGGTCGTCCGCTGGCGACGTGGCTTCGGTGAACGGACCTGCGATCCGAACGAGTTCGAACGGTTCGTCTTCGAGGGTACGGTTGCCGGCGAAGCAGGACATCCTTCCGCTGGCACTTCCGCATCGATTCCACTGTCCATCGATCGCACACCATCGCCAAGATTCAGGTCCAGGCTCTCCTTCGGCTCGCTCGCATCACTGCGAAACATCATAAAGCGAACAAagcaaacaccatcaccagcagcagcagcagcagcaggaagtaaAAGGGGTCAATTAGCAAATCACTGGTCAGACAGGCAGCCCACGACGAGAAAGCCACACGCGTACATTTTTCCGGGTATCCGGCGTGCCGGACAGAGGTACGCAGGTGACGACGATTGGGCAATGAATTGCCGGCACTGCAGTGGCCGATATCCCGTTATCTTACCTATCGGAGGAGGCGGAACTTGGTGGCGCATTCAGCTGATTGACCGAcatatttcacttttcactaaACCAGCGTGCTGTTCTGTTGCAATTTCTGTATGTTTTTTGCCTCGTGCTGCGAGATGGCAGCTGTCTCGCCGTCTCGCTCGCCAACCCGAAAAAAACGGCAATCACAAATAGCGCCATCTCGTAGTGGTCGTACGATGCCGAAAAATGTACTTTCAGCATGTCAAACGATATAGCTAGCTGGCTCTTTTTCCACCGACATCCAAGTGACatccaacaacacaaaaacaaattgaaaattcacgCGAGGAAATCCACAATAATCTCCGGCAGTGCAGCGGAAAAATGGTCCAGCAAGAGTTCCAagcggtggtgttggcggcCGGCAAAGGAACCAGATTGCCCGAGATACTGGAAGGCCGGCCAAAGTGTTTGCTTCCGGTTGGACCGTATCCGATGATCTGGTATCCGCTGAACTTGCTGCAGCGCCACGGATTCACCGGTAACTATCCACTCTGTGCTCATCGGACGAGATAGAAGTCTGTAAAACATCCCGTTTTTCTCTGTCAgaggtcctggtggtggtacaggaaacggaaaagtcCGAGATCCAACAGCGGCTCGATCGGCTACAGTTGAAGCTGAAACTTGACTACCACACGGTCCGTGCGGATTCGGAGTGTGGCACGGCGGACTCCTTGCGGCAGGCTTCGGATAAGTAAGCACTGATGGCTGATGCTACTCTCTGGAAATCTTCCGGTGCATTGACGACCGTTTACTTCTTTTCCGTGCAGGATTAAAACGGATCTGGTGGTGCTATCGTGTGACTCACTGATCGAGGTGAAGCTCTATCCGTTGTTGTCCAAGTTTCGCGAACTGGACGCTTCGCTGCACATGTTCGTGCTGGA
Proteins encoded in this region:
- the LOC126574351 gene encoding uridine-cytidine kinase-like 1, coding for MSVNQLNAPPSSASSDSDASEPKESLDLNLGDGVRSMDSGIDAEVPAEGCPASPATVPSKTNRSNSFGSQVRSPKPRRQRTTSVNQSTINPNEAIIRSNNRTIYTAGRPPWYNCAGQQVEPFVIGICGGSASGKTTVAQKIIESLNVPWVTQLSMDCFYKKLNEKQHEQANRNEYNFDHPDAFDLELMKDVLQRLKEGRKVEVPVYNFVTHSRDAHTKTMYGANVIIFEGILTFHSQEILKMLDMKVFVDTDADVRLARRLRRDIQQRGRDLEGVLKQYVTLVKPAYSCYIEPTMAHADIIVPRGSSNIVAIQLIVQHVHAQLQLRGFKLREALAHSYIGQPKPDSLKMLPITPQVKGLHTFIRNANTPRDEFIFYSKRLIRLVLEYALSLLPFRDVEVETPQNVPYQGKRLACQKICGVSILRAGETMEQAVSDVCKHIRIGKILIQTNQVTGEPELYYLRLPKDIKDYRVVLMDATVATGAAAIMAIRVLLDHDVPEENILLVSLLMAEIGVHSIAYAFPKVQIVTSALDPEINEKFYVIPGIGNFGDRYFGTEPTDSSLLYE